In Vitis vinifera cultivar Pinot Noir 40024 chromosome 4, ASM3070453v1, the genomic window atttttacatttgatttaatttattaccaaaaatataaaaacataattttcttaatatgtctataatctatatatttattaaatataaaaaatataaatatttaaaaattatacatatattattatttatttgatatcatagaatacatttaaattaaaatgaatcataattttaatattaaatatattttaattaatttttttttcaatgatattattatcaaatatgacaaattatatatatcaattctttttttttaaaaaaaaaaaacctaaaatgtctatttttacttatatgatttttttgaagtttttcttaatattttcaaaattttcattaagttTTATGTCACGGATATTATGTGTCAAAATGTTTGTCAATATATATCTAATATATACGtgattatcaatattttcatcattggttagctcaacatcccactataaaaAGTCAACTACattataatatcttctaatattaaaacaaaaaacaaaaactcgAGTaagtgacctactatccattgtataTGGATTCCCTATGAACCGGTGTTCATATTACGAGGTGAAtgttatcaacctctcaagattaaCTTTACAATATTTGAGTTTtgaatcctcctattatgtaaTTAtctgacatactctagctcacAAAAAATACAtgtcaaattttaattaaggaattaTTGCGACTATAGATTTTCTAATCACATGTCCGTATGATTACCCAAGAGGACATGTTGTCTTAAATCCATGAGATGTCATGGTTGTCTATCTTAAGTATATCCATTATCATTAGCATCCATCAATAATAACCCAATATATCAACAACCTGCAtgacttttgattttaatttacatatagcttttgattatcaaaataaactttacatTAAGTACTTCTGACAACATAATAATTGGTACATGACATCTAACAATGATGGTATTAAATGAGAGTTGAACAAAATTTTTGGTCATGACCACCTAAGATAATTTGCTTATAGCTTCTAgctatatataacaaaataaatgcTAATAGAAATATGTGACATCTATTCTATATTAATAATCCTGAAGTAAGGATCCGAAAATTACCTCAAAGCAAATCATGTCGATAACATGTTATAAAACTAGAAACAAACTAAAAATCTTGTTTAAAGGAGACTTGAGATGACTATAGAAAGAATTTCTTTAGATATGTAACTATTTGAATCTCAAGATGTCCGTTTAAAGATTTACAAAATCACATTAATTGATACTCCATAATTCAAGTTTAAATAAATGgaacaataaatataataacGGTGACAAATGGAAGAGAGGGGTAGGTGCTAACCAAACCACACACACacgattaaaaaataaagaaaaaaaaattaatgtagtTCGACGATCAATGTGATCCCTAGTAAAGTGCAACTCCCATGAGCTGACCGAGCAGCTCGACCCCCAACATCCTAAGCGAAGCACAATAAAACTGATTTAGACTTCATAATCCAATAATAGGGTGATGAAGGTGATCTTCATCCATCATCACAGTGAATGCATTAATAAATACATTTACaatagatattatattttatggaGGAGGAAAACAACATTACTCAACTTCATGTGATAAGGGCCAAACAATAACCAATTAAGAAAATTCAACATCATGAActctttgtttcatttttcatttttggtagCCACAAGCAAACAAAACTTAAATCCACACCTTATCCAAACATGTTATGGTCAAACCCCAAAAAAGTAAATGATAGTAAAgcttaatgataaattatttctttctttagcTTCTTTCCCAAGAAAATAGACAGGAAAATGAGGGGAAAGACAAGTTGAGTGAAGCTGAACTGGCACAAAAGTAGGCCTATGTCTTCTTCAGTATATTGAATTAGAGTACCACATAAATTAAACAAGGGTTTGGTATATCCTTTGACCTATCGAAACTGTTATATGGCAACATCAAATTGTCCAAACAAACTCCTTTCCTAAGAAATTGAATTGAGCTGAGGCTGCAGTCAGCTGAAATGTCTCTTAACCTATGTATTCTTTTGTTTGCTCTCCAAGAAAATGCATCTTGTTCAAGGAGAAAGTGACCTTTTTGTTTATAGAATAGGATTGGCATCAGCAGAGCTTTGAACTGGTCACATAGATgaggaatttaattttcatatacaTGATCACATGCAGACATGTGTTAAATATATcgtattagaaaattttgagtAGTTGTTttaaacgttttttttttttttttttgacttttgcCCTGCTCCTTCCAGGTCCATATTGAAGAGATGATCAGCTTAGCCAAGATTTGACTTCATTCCCAAGTGTGGTTTTATTCTTGGAGTTGGGAAAAAACCACCATTGTTCTTCttatttagaatatatatatatatagctctGAATTGTCCTTTTAGCTCTTACTAATTTGGGTTTGGCTAAAAAGTCTGAATCAAATTGAGGATAAATGATATTCCTGGATGAATTGAATTGATTGTTACGGATTTGTAGTTCAAATTCCACTGCCCATTCAAAAATAGCTTCAGTACTCAATTTTCTCTTCTGTACACACCACCTTCAATATTTTAGACATTCTCTGTGTTTCTTTCATCACTggattataaaaaaagaaaactatataTGAAATGTTTACTACTATATATATAGGCCTATCTAGCAGCAAACTCCTCAAACAGAGAGTTAATTTTTCTCACAAGTCCTCCCCCTGAGGAacagaaagagaaaaatggaatcaGAGAGAATTTTTGAGACAGAAGATATTCACATTTGAGTGATTTGAGTTCCATCAGCACTAGAATTCATTAACCAAACAGTCTGTACTGTGGAATAGGTTGGTGCCAATGGAGAGTAGTGATATTAGCAGAGTAACTAGTGGACGTATTACTGCTTCTAACATACTCAGGAACAGCTCTGTGGAAGTTTTCTCGAGGTCTTCTCgggaagaagatgatgaagaagcCCTGAAATGGGCTGCTCTCGAGAAACTGCCTACATTCCTTCGTATACAGAGAGGCATCCTCACTGAAGAAAAGGGCCAGACaagggaaattaatataaagAGCCTTGGGTTGCCAGAGAGGAAGAATCTGATCCAGCGGCTTGTGAAGATTGATGGGCATGATAATGAGAAGTTCTTGTTGAAGCTCAAGGAGCGGATTGATCggtaattttcatcaaaataataattttcaaatctttttagTTCTCAGATAATCATAATGTTTCAAATTCTTGAGTATTGTGTCTATGTTGTCAGTCCCCTGTTTTTGGGTTGTatgaattagaaaattttcatcattggtatgcttgtttttgctttttcaaACAGAGTTGGACTTGATATTCCAACGGTTGAAGTTCGATTCGAGCACTTAACAGTTGATGCAGAGGCTTATGTTGGAAGCAGAGCATTACCCACTATATTCAACTTCTCAGCAAATATTTTGGAGGTAGTTCATCTTCCAGACCATACAGATTTATGTATATAATTCTTATGCTTTCCACCTTTTTATTTGCAAATCAGACTCACCAAAGATAATTTCTTTCTGAAGGGGTTCTTGAATTatcttcacattcttcctaGTAGAAAGAAACCCTTCTCAATCCTCCATGATGTTAGTGGAATCATCAAACCTCGCAGGTGAGAATCATGGAATAAATCACAATTGTTCATTATTGACACTCCAACCAGTACATTTTTCATAGGTTTGATCCGGTTTTTGTAGAATGACTTTGCTTCTAGGACCTCCAAGCTCTGGGAAGACTACACTGTTATTAGCTTTGGCAGGAAGACTTGGTTCAGATCTGAAGGTAAGAAGAACTCATTCCAATCTCTACTAATTTTTCGGAACTTTTTCATTCTGTGACAAGATATTGATACTTATGAGATTTCAGGTTTCGGGCCGAGTTACCTACAATGGCCATGGAATGGATGAGTTTGTTCCACAGAGGACTTCAGCTTATACAAGTCAATATGATCTTCATGCTGGAGAAATGACAGTGCGAGAAACATTAGATTTTTCAGCTAGATGTCAGGGGGTTGGAGGCCTTTCTGGTCAGTTTCAATGCCATGAAGTTTTACTTATTGTGCTCGGTTGAAAGAATTCCAGTGGATGGGAAtgaatttgtttcaaatttgGATATTTTGCAGATATGTTAGCCGAATTATCAAGAAGAGAGAAGGCTGCAAACATTAAGCCTGATCCTGATATTGATATCTACATGAAGGTGCTGAGAAAACACAGCtagaactaaaattttaatcatcAGCATATTTTCTTGCCTGCAATCCTTAATAATTGGTGTAGGGAATATGTTTTCATACATAGGCTGCAGCACTAGAAGGGCAGAAGACCAGTGTAGTCACAGAATATATGCTCAAGGTACCAATTTTGAATGCATGCAGAATACTGAAAATGTTTTCAAAGATGAcaaaaatctgaaaattttcTGTTTCTGTTTTGAAAACTTGGAAGATTCTAGGACTTGAAATCTGCGCCGATACATTGGTGGGGGATGTAATGAAACAAGGCATATCCGGCGGACAAAAAAAGCGACTCACAACAGGTGATAAGCATAAAACATCTTATTTATTCCAACGGAAGTGACACACCATATCTTTGCATCTTTTCAACTGAATCCCTAATTTTTCTAGACATTTTACCTATGATCAGTGAATTTGAATCTGAAAAAAAGCTAAAACAAGGAGCTACATTTGCTTGATACAGGGGAGATACTGGTTGGACCAGCCAGAGCACTTTTCATGGATGAGATATCAACTGGTTTGGATAGTTCAACAGCTTTTCAGATTGTAAATTCACTCAGGCAGTCCATCCATATTCTTAATGGAACTGCTCTTATCTCTCTCCTCCAACCAGCACCAGAAACATACAACCTATTTGATGATATAATTCTCCTTTCTGATGGAAAAATTGTGTATCAAGGTCCCTGTGAAAATGTGCTCGAGTTCTTTGGATACATGGGCTTCAAATGTCCAGAAAGGAAAGGAGTGGCTGACTTCTTACAAGAAGTAATTCTAATACTTGAATCACATTTTCTTCTCATATCCATTCCTGATCTTTAAAGCTCAATGGGCTTACCATTTTCTTTTGGCATTGCACCATAGGTGACATCAAGGAAGGATCAAGAGCAGTACTGGGCGCGTAAGGACGAGCCTTATAGCTACGTTACTGTCAAGGAATTCGCTGAAGCGTTTCAATCATTTCATATTGGTCAGAAACTAGGTGATGAGCTTGCTGTGCCATTCGATAAGACCAAAGGCCACCCTGCTGCTTTGACAACCAAAAAATATGGTATTAGCAAGAGAGAACTGTTGAGAGCTTGCACATCCAGGGAATTCTTGCTTATGAAGAGGAATTCATTTGAAGAGGAATTCATTTGTCTATATTAAGTAGAATTGATGCACTAAACTTTCAGTTCTGACGATTTAAATGAACTATGAAAATTCAGAATCATTTTGAGAGTTGACtgtaattccttttttttcttttttttcagcTTATTATTGTGGCTTTTATAAACATGACATTGTTTCTCCGAACTGAGATGTCGCGAAATACAGTAGAAGATGGGGGGATTTTCATGGGTGCCCTTTTCTTTGCAGTCTTGATGATTATGTTCAATGGATTCACAGAGCTTCCCATGACCATCTTCCAACTTCCAGTCTTTTACAAGCAAAGGGACCTTCTCTTCTTTCCCTCCTGGGCATACTCTCTACCTAAATGGATCCTCAAGATGCCAATCGCATTTGCTGAAGTTGGTGCCTGGGTGATCATGACTTATTATGTCATAGGCTTTGATCCAAACATAGAAAGGTAACCCCCCAAAATGGGAAATCAGGATCCAACttcttgtttaaaatttttagtatcCTGACTTATTCAAAGTTCTAAATGGCAGGTTCTTCAAGCAATATTTGCTACTGCTATGCATTCACCAGATGGCTTCAGGACTTCTTCGGTTGATGGCGGCATTGGGAAGGAACATCATAGTTGCAAACACATTTGGCTCATTTGCATTACTTGTAGTCATGGTTTTGGGTGGATTTGTCTTGTCAAAAGGTGTAAACAGAAGGAAAATTGGAGTTCAATTCAAATAACAGTTCTTTCTTCATGGCAATATAACTTGTACTCAcatatgaaaatcaattttcttcCCTCTCAGATGATGTGAAGACATGGTGGGAATGGGGTTATTGGGTCTCACCTTTGATGTATGGGCAGAATGCTATTAGTGTGAATGAATTCCTTGGGAACAGCTGGAGACATGTAAGCTTCAATTTCATAATGAAGGGAAAATTGTTCTGATCATTATCTGCTAAaacttcattcaattttttatgttaCAGGTTCCGGCTAACTCAACAGAATCATTAGGAGTTCTAGTCTTGAAAGCTCGTGGGGTTTTCACAGAACCACACTGGTATTGGCTGGGAGTAGGAGCTTTGATTGGATATGTGCTCCTATTCAATTTCCTCTTCACTTTGGCTCTATCATATCTAAATCGTAAGTTTTCTTTCTTCTGTTGTAAACTTCCCAAAACTTggaataatttttctaataatttgatCAATCTGCTGCAGCATTTGGGAAGTCTCAACCAATTCTATCCAAAGAGACCTTAACTGAGAAACAAGCTAACAGAACAGAAGAGTTGATTGAGCTGTCACCAGGTAGGAAGAGCTCTGCTGGTTGGTCATTAACTTCACATTTATATGTTTATGCCCATAACATATACAATTTGATAAACAATACAGAAACGGGAGCAAGAATTCAAAGTGGATCATCCAGGTCATTGTCTGCAAGAGTGGGCTCCATTACTGAAGCTGACCAGAGCAGGAAAAGGGGAATGGTTCTTCCTTTCGAACCTCTGTCTATCTCTTTTGATGAAATCAGATATGCAGTGGACATGCCACAGGTACCTTTTCTGAGTTTTAATCAAGAAACTATGTTTTTGGTCTAGACTGTAGGGGATTTTTCATACTAAAGAACCAACTAATCGTCACATTTTCTGGATTATTTGATGATTGATACTATGCAGGAAATGAAAGCACAAGGCATCACTGAGGACAGATTGGAACTTTTGAGAGGCGTGAGCGGTTCATTCAGGCCAGGAATCCTTACAGCCCTAATGGGTGTTACCGGTGCTGGAAAAACTACTCTGATGGATGTATTGGCCGGAAGAAAAACCAGTGGATATATTGAAGGAATTATCAAAGTGTACGGGTACCCAAAGAAACAGGAAACTTTTGCTCGTGTGTTGGGATATTGTGAGCAAACTGATATCCACTCTCCTCACGTTACAGTCTATGAGTCCTTGCTTTATTCTGCATGGCTTCGGTTACCTTCTGAAGTCGATTCGGCAACCAGGAAGGTTCACATTCTAATTGATAGAGGGCCTAGGGAACTAAGACAAAATATTCAGAATACAAAAGATGAAGTTCAATTTAAGCATATCAGATGATACTGACTTGTATTCCAACTAATTGGTTGCAGATGTTCATTGAGGAGGTTATGGAGCTTGTGGAACTAAACTCATTGAGGGAAGCACTTGTTGGATTGCCCAGTGAAAATGGTCTGTCAACAGAGCAGCGCAAGAGACTGACCATTGCAGTTGAGCTTGTTGCCAACCCATCTATAATATTCATGGATGAGCCAACATCTGGGCTTGATGCCAGGGCAGCAGCAATAGTGATGAGAACAGTGA contains:
- the LOC100245568 gene encoding pleiotropic drug resistance protein 1, whose protein sequence is MESSDISRVTSGRITASNILRNSSVEVFSRSSREEDDEEALKWAALEKLPTFLRIQRGILTEEKGQTREINIKSLGLPERKNLIQRLVKIDGHDNEKFLLKLKERIDRVGLDIPTVEVRFEHLTVDAEAYVGSRALPTIFNFSANILEGFLNYLHILPSRKKPFSILHDVSGIIKPRRMTLLLGPPSSGKTTLLLALAGRLGSDLKVSGRVTYNGHGMDEFVPQRTSAYTSQYDLHAGEMTVRETLDFSARCQGVGGLSDMLAELSRREKAANIKPDPDIDIYMKAAALEGQKTSVVTEYMLKILGLEICADTLVGDVMKQGISGGQKKRLTTGEILVGPARALFMDEISTGLDSSTAFQIVNSLRQSIHILNGTALISLLQPAPETYNLFDDIILLSDGKIVYQGPCENVLEFFGYMGFKCPERKGVADFLQEVTSRKDQEQYWARKDEPYSYVTVKEFAEAFQSFHIGQKLGDELAVPFDKTKGHPAALTTKKYGISKRELLRACTSREFLLMKRNSFVLFFLFFQLIIVAFINMTLFLRTEMSRNTVEDGGIFMGALFFAVLMIMFNGFTELPMTIFQLPVFYKQRDLLFFPSWAYSLPKWILKMPIAFAEVGAWVIMTYYVIGFDPNIERFFKQYLLLLCIHQMASGLLRLMAALGRNIIVANTFGSFALLVVMVLGGFVLSKDDVKTWWEWGYWVSPLMYGQNAISVNEFLGNSWRHVPANSTESLGVLVLKARGVFTEPHWYWLGVGALIGYVLLFNFLFTLALSYLNPFGKSQPILSKETLTEKQANRTEELIELSPETGARIQSGSSRSLSARVGSITEADQSRKRGMVLPFEPLSISFDEIRYAVDMPQEMKAQGITEDRLELLRGVSGSFRPGILTALMGVTGAGKTTLMDVLAGRKTSGYIEGIIKVYGYPKKQETFARVLGYCEQTDIHSPHVTVYESLLYSAWLRLPSEVDSATRKMFIEEVMELVELNSLREALVGLPSENGLSTEQRKRLTIAVELVANPSIIFMDEPTSGLDARAAAIVMRTVRNTVDTGRTVVCTIHQPSIDIFDAFDELLLLKRGGEEIYAGPIGRHSSHLIKYFEGINGVSKIKDGYNPSTWMLEVTSAAQEVALGVNFTEEYKNSELYRRNKALIKELSSPPPGSKDLYFSTQYSQSFFTQCLACLWKQHWSYWRNPAYTAVRLFFTTFIALMLGTIFWDFGSKRKRQQDLFNAMGSMYAAVISIGIQNASSVQAVVAIERTVFYRERAAGMYSPFPYAFGQVMIELPHIFIQTIIYGLIVYAMVGFEWTVTKFFWYLFFMYFTFLYFTFYGMMAVAITPNQHISGIVSSAFYGLWNLFSGFIIPHTRIPVWWKWYFWSCPVSWTLYGLLVTQFGDIKERLESGERVEDFVRSYFGYRNDFVGVVAGIVVGITVLFGFIFAYSIRAFNFQKR